Below is a window of Dermochelys coriacea isolate rDerCor1 chromosome 25, rDerCor1.pri.v4, whole genome shotgun sequence DNA.
TGACAGCGATCACAGGGTGCAGAGAAAAGGGGGCCGAGCCATCCAGGTCCTCCAGGTCCTCCTTATCGCCATTAATGCTCAGCGGCTGGAAgagagccagagccagacacCAGGTGACAGGGCATGGCCGGGGGAGGACAGGAGCGGAGGGGGCTGTGGCAGCGGAGAGGGGGACGTATCACGGCAGGGGTTTGGTTTGCACCCGTCggggacccagcccagagccttatCACCATGGCTCCTGGAGTTTCTGGGATTCATTTCCCAACTGGAGCCACGATTTAACCCCTCAAAATAAATCAGTCTCGGGCGCTGCTTGGCTAATGTCAGGCTGTGAAGTGCCAGAGCCCTGGTGTACCAGGGGCATGTGCGAGGATGGGTTACTTTTTGTGCTTTCCAGGCTCTCCTCCCCACTCAGTGTCCCCACCCAGCAGACAGTGCAACGCAGACCAAGGGTATGAACTACCCCCAGCCCACCCGGACGTCCCCCAGTGGTCTGTGGCTGGGTTCAGTGCCCAGTCCTGGGTCAGTGGCATCTGCACCTGAGTTTTCCCTGGGATGCCAGCTGGCTCCGTACCTGGGTCTTGACGTGCTGGTCCGGAGCAGTCACCAGGCTGGCACAGCTCAGCCACAGCATCACCATGATGGAGAGGAAGAGGCAGGCAGCCAGGATCCAGCGAGGAAGGCCTGAGCGCCTGTAGCACCCCACCACCCCCCGCCAAAGAGAGAGGACAAGTTTATGGCTGGGTATCAGGGTAGAGAGGGGCACAAACAGGACTCAGAGCGGGCCAACGAGGGAAGGATTTCCCCTGGCTCCCCCACGGAGCATTCCCTTTGCAGTCTCACCCCTGGCCAAATAGCCCCGCCCCCAGACCAAATAACCCCACCCCTTGCTAGTAACATTTTGCAAGAGTGGTTTATTCTGCAATGGAAATCCCTATCCCCTCCATCCCCTTTCTAGCCCCCTGTCctctttccttccctgcccccatatCCCACTCCCAATTTTCCAGGCCTTCTCATTctgcctctccctctgcccccctcatCCTTGCGGGGCCAGGCCTGCACCTACTTGGACATGCAGCCCAGGAAGTCGTGTTCTGGCTGATGGGTCTCCTCATGCTGGAGCTTGGTTTTGCTCTTTGGCTCTTTCATGGGGGGTTTCTCCAGCTTTTCCTGGGGGCCTGGCAGGATGACATCCAGACCCAAATGACTCCCCTGCCACAGCAAACTGGGCACAACCATCCAGGCCCCCAATGAAGCTGGGGCTGCTGCTTGCGTGCCAAGGCCAGAAAGGGGAGGGTAGAAAACAGGGCAAATAGGACTGCAAGCCCTTGACCTGGCTTACTGGATAGCAGCCTAGAACGAGACCATCCCCAAAAGACTTAAAATAATGATCACTCCAGTCTTTAAACTGAGCTCCAGGAGGCTGGGCACAAACCACCCAGCCCTTCGCACTGAGGAcgccagctccccgccccgcactGGAACATCGCGACTGAGAGCTGTGACTAGTCAGGAGCCTGTGTGTAGCGAGTTTGGTGGGTTCTCAGTTTGGTTCCCAGCAGCCAGATGTCCATGGCACAAACCCACCCCCATGCGCCTCGTGCTGGCAGCCTCGGCAGAGGCTGGAGACGGAGGAGGACAGGGCACCTGAGCTGCCTGACGGCGCTGGtgccctccttgccccccccAACAGGACGAAGCCTCAGGACTGTGTGTGGAAGCTTCCAGAGCAGGGGGGATGGTCCCAGGTCAGTGGAGGAGGGGCATGGGGCGGGATGGGTGATCTGCCCCTCGGGTAGGAGCCCGGCAGAGGCAGACACCAGGCCTGCACTAGGATTCAGCCCAGAGTGTGTGCATGTCCTAGGGGGCTAATCAGAGGCCACAGGCTCTAGAGAAACTGTCTCAGAGCTGGAAGCACCTTTCCAGCAGCTCCCGGCTCCCTCGACccacctggccctgccccttgctcACCCGTGTGGGGCTTCAGGGTGTTAGGACTGGAGACAGGCCAGGACTTCTCCATCAGCTCCGACTTGGGTGCTGGCATCTCGGGCACCGGGTACTCAATCTCCGGCTGGGACTGAGGGGCCGGCGttcaaaaagatacaaaaaggaCCAAAACGCAGTTAGTGACTGAGCCCCAAAACCTCCTGTGGGGGCAGGACTGGCCCATGGGGGTGGGAAGGCACAGGTTCAGCTGGGAGGCATGCGGGATATTGAGGGCCAGATCCCTCCTGCAGcattaacccacagagacagCCTCTCGCTGcatctgggcagcacctggcacagtggggcacAATCTCAGTGCCAGTCCTCGGCATCATCAGATACAAACAAGAACAGTTATTATTGTAGGGATGCAGGACTTGCCACAAAGGCTCGGACACTGGTTTGTCAgtcagcctgtctgtctgtccgttgTACTTCTGGGGTGCCTGTCACCTCGGCAGTGTCTGAGTGCTGGATGGTACAATCTAGTCTAGCACCAGGCCATAACTCCATCTCGTAGCCCAGTATCCTACCTCCCTGCTGTAccagaccactggtccatctaaTGTGGTGacccattcctggctctggccaatATCTGATGCTTTGCAGGAAGACAAATATACCTGGTCACTGGTGAAATGCTCAGCATGGGTGGAATAAgagggaatcccttcctgaccccctgcAGCATCAGCTTCTGCCCTGAAGCATGGGGTTCCATGCCCTGTTCCCACAGCCACGCAGGGCCACTGATGACCTCAGCAGCGTGAGCCAGCCCTACCTGGAATACCACCACTTTGCCATCGTCTGCCTGCAGGTAGAAGGTCCAGGTGGAGGAGATGAAGCTCTGGGCAGAGCTGACGATGTCATTGCAGAAGCTGGAGACCAAGTCAAACATGGAGAAGGACACGGGCTGCAGCTCCAGACTCTGTAAATCAtcaaagagaagagcaacagctCGCTGTGCTGGGAACCCCCACAtcatccttccccaccccagccccagctctctaGCGCACAGGGCTCAAGGCTCTAAAGCAGGTCTATTGACCAAACAATGCTGAATGACCCACCGCAGTGCTCTTGGCCTTAATGAGCTATGAATCCTCCTGAGAGCAAAAGGATGGTCTAGGGTTAGAGCACTAGCTTAGACCTTGAGAGACCTGgcctcaattcccagctctgccacagagtctctctgtgacctggggcaagccCCTTGGctcctctgttcctcagtttccccacctgtgcaACAGAGATTACAGTCCTGCACCGTGCAGCTTAATCCATTGATGACATGGAGACCCTCAGATGTTACAGTGAGGGGGACAGATGACAACTAACCTCCATAtagcccagggcaggggctggcatgAAACGCATTGGCAGGACTCAATCTAGGTCCCCCTGCACAGGCATCCATGCCTTCTCGGTGGACCATTGGCCCCCACACCACCAGCCTCAGCATGAAGGCCCGAGCTAAGCAGGCCCCGGAGATCAGAGTCGATACACACTGACGGGAGGCACTGGGGATAAATAGCATGGCTGCCAGCCCAGCTCCTTCCACCAGCACTAAACTcacatgaaaatgttttaaacaagaGGAGCTGAGATGCCAAGGACGTTTCTCTCCTGGCAGCTTGGCCATGCCCCGGATTCTTGGCTCTTTGCAAGGTTTGTTATGTTTTAAAGCATCCCTGCTGGAATCTGCTTGGCTGTTCCTTGCCATGGACGTAGAACATTTCCCAAGGCTGGGAATGCCAGAGCCCCTCATTCGGTCAGAtgagcaaacaggaaagaaaTAGGTCGGGTTCTGTAGCTGATTATTATGCTAAATCTGCTTTGCCTACTTGCCCAGGAATCCAAAGGAAACATGCTTTGGGTGGAATGAATGGAATAAGGGAAGGTCTGGAACACTATTGCCATGGAGCAATCTCGTTTGGGACCTGGCCTTTCACAGAGTTTCATCCACCTGTTCTTTCAGGGGAAGCAGGGACAGATGCTTGTCCCCTTTACAGGGACAGCTGCCACTCCAATACAGCCAGGCAACTGAGGCTTCCTTCTCACAAAGAAAAACATTGACCTCTACCACTGATTCTGTGTTtgatcttgggcatgtcactgGACCATTCCATGTCTAAGTTTCCCCATATTTAATGCTTGTTACCAGCCTCCCAGGGGTTCATTAATTAATTAGTAGAAAGCACTTTGAACTCCTGGGCTGAGAAGCTAGAGAGTCAGCACTGCATCCCCATGCCTGATCCTTACTCCAGAAAGCCATCCTGCAAAGTTGAAAGCCTCTACCCAGGGCCAACAGCTAACACAATTATTTGGGCAAAAGCTGAAGCAATTAAATGTAATCATAGGTAAGAACCTTCCATCTTGGGAATTCAACAGCATCCCCTAGCTTAGCCCAAATCAAGGCCTTGCTCAATGCAATGAACCTGCTGCCATTTATGATTTGATTTAAACAGCCCTGCATTGAGTGGTTCTGCCTCCAACAGCCCAGACCAATCCACTCCCTGGGCAATGTTATTAGCAGGTTCCCTGTAAGCACTGGCACCATTTGCctgtctcctgcatcccaggtaCCTGGTGACCATCAAATGCCCCGAAGGTGTGCCATGCAGGCGGGATTCTCGGAGGGGGAACAAGGACAAGAAATAAACAAAGACCCCCTTTTTGCTGTCAAATATTTGTAAGTATTGTTTGCTAGTGGGGAATTTTACTGCTGCGTGAGGGGCTGCAAAGACCTGAGATTGCAGGGATCCAAAATGCCTGGCTGCAGAGCCCAGAGCCAGGACAGCGTTCCTCAAAAGGGCTGCAGCTATTGGTGTAATGATACTGTGATGTGGGGGTATGGCACACGGCTGCTGCCATCTGGTGGCAAGGGGGACGTGGGGCAATTGAATAGGGGGGGACAGCGGAGCAGATGTCTGTGCTTCAGACAGGCGGCCTACGAGGAGTTATCACAGCCGCCTCCACCTTCAGCCAGCTGATCTGCTGAGTGTGCGTTGCGGGGAAAGGGGGAGACGTCAGGAAGGGGAAATGGCAACCGGGCTCTACAGTTTTCCTGTTTCAATACAGTTTTCAAAGCATGCTGGGACCTTTGGGGTGCTGGAAAGCACTAAAGCAATCTTTCCCAATGGGCAGGGTGCACCCCTGCAGAAGGCTTGATGGAGTAGCTGGGGGACATGGACAGacctctcccctcttctcccaagtctcagctttcatttcacaAAGGCAGTCAGCCTCTTGCTGCTACAGCTGGAACGAAAACCTTCCAAAGGTGAAGTGAGCGTACAGGGCGGAGTGACGCCTGCCTGAGTCTGGAGCGAACCCGAAGCAATAGCTCCAAGATGGTAACTACCCCGTCCATTTCAAGAAGTGCTAGCTCACATCCACTCTCCCTGCTCATCGCAGCACGTGAGAAAGGAGAGGACGGGTCAGACTGTGCAGATCGGAGCCAGCATTTCCCAGAATGTGGGCGGAGGGATTACCGGCAGGAAGGTGGCATGGTGGGAGATGTATCCATTACAATGGAAAAGCCTTTAACACCACATGGTGGGAGTGCAGGGAGAGAGTGACTGACTTAGTCTTCATAAAGGGCAGGCTGAGACCCGTTAGATGTGGCTCCACCTAGGCGTCCAAACTGTGCCCTGCCCACTAGCTCTCACTGCCTCTGCTGTCTGCACAGGGGCCAGGTCAGCTGGGATCCGAACACACAGCACTTCCTCCTCCTGGGGTTTCTGAGACAGAACTTGTCTCCCAGCCCCCTTGttatctgctcctggccccgtcACTGGAACAAGCTCCAGGGTATAACCCCCTTGGCGTGCGGCTGGGCTCTGTGCAGAGAGGCAGCAGCTGTACTGGACACCAGCACCACCAACAAGCTTTAAACCCCAGGTTTGGCCAAGAGCAACACTCCCTCCCCGCTGCCAGGCACAGCCAGTCACTCCTCCGAGCCTGTCTGCTGTGGCAGCTGTCAGCACAAATACgtctgctgcagcagctccaggctgCCCTGCCCGCACAGCCCTCTCGCCCACgtgtctgcctgccctggcccccagcCCGAGGCCCATCAACAGCCCTCCCTGCAGAGCAGGATCCACTGCCCCAGCCACGGGAGGGCGAGTACGGATCCTCCTGCACCCAGGCCCTGAGCACAGCTCCCAAGGGAGCAGCATGGGGGCCCCGCGTACCGGGGAGCAGGTACTGACCGCGCGCCTACAGAGCCCTGCAATCCCAGACCAGGCCATCGGCCCTTctagccccacctcttcccgccaaTCCCCAGTGCTGCCAAAGGAGACAAAAGCTCCCCACAACGCAGCTGGGCGGAGATGCAGGGTGCTGTACATGGGGCCAAGGAGCGGAtttgctcccagcccccgctgctcCAGGCAGTCTCCTTGCGCTCTGCTACAGGAGAGGCCTGATCATTGCAGCTCTGCTGTGTGACCGCGGAACAGAGCATCCGGGGGTCCAGTCTCAGGCAGCTGCCGCCCACTGCCCCACAGGGCATGTGGTGGCCAGAGCATCCCAGGGCTGAATCCACCCCAGTGCTCCCCATGCAACGCCTCGTGCTGGGCTGAATCCACCCCAGTGCTCCCCATGCAACGCCTCGTGCTGGGCTGAATCCACCCCAGTGCTCCCCATGCAACGCCTTGGGCTGGGGCCGAATCCACCCCAGTGCTCTCCATGCAACGCCTTAGGCTGGAGCTGAACGAAATCCAGCCCCTCCTCGCTGAAAACAATAAAAGCTGCATCTGCGTGTTTGGGTAGCAACGCCACATGCCCCGGGCCCTGCCAGGCACTGGACTAACAGGCACAGTCTCACATGCCTCACACATTCCCAACGTGTGAATAAGGATCCGAGGGTCGGGGTGGGAGCTTGCAATCagcctggggcggggagggtctGGCCCTAGATCAGCTGCACAGTTGTGGCATCTCCAGACCGTCAGTACTGAGGGGCTCTGtcgtggctggagcaggggtgggaggagaatgaGGTGACAAACAGAGCAGCTTCCTGCACTGTCCTTGGGAGAGCACATTGCATGCAGAGTATGCCTGGCTGATGCATCCCAGTGGACCAGGGACTGTATGAGCTCCACTGAGGGCACGGGGTACCACAGCCCCTCTGGGAAGGGAAAACAGCTGGGGGTGATGAAAGCAAATCACTCAGATCACAGGCTCCCATCTTCTGGTCCAGCCTGGATTCTCCCGAGTCTAACAGGCAGAGAGGAGATTTGGCTGAACAGCTCGAGCTGAAACTGATCTAAAGACCgatatgaacttgtaaccagAGGAAAAGCCCAGTTGTGGGTTTGAAGGACAGACCGCTACCCTGGCCCCAGGCCGGAGTCGGGGTGACCTTGTTAGAACGCAGGTAGGGCCTTTTATTGGTTTTACAGGctttctctgcaatgcttttacCCTCCAGGATAAATGCGCTTCCTGAGCAGAAGCTGGGGTGGTAGCTGGTATCAGGCTTGTCACAGCCCGCGGAGAGAGAGCAAAGCAGCCACTCTGGGCGGTTAGACAGCCGGCCTGCTGGGGATATCGCTGTGTAGATCAGAGAGCTGGGGAGTGAGACACAAGCCGAATGACGCTCCCTGACACAGCCTTGAGGGAGCACctgggggaaatacaggtgccaTTCCCCTGAATCTCTCAGTCCTCCACTCCAATCACTAGACACAGACCAATCCCCTCCAAGAGGCAGGAATAAAACCCTGGAGTCCtacctcccagcccccactgctccgcTCGTTAGAGACTTCCAgagccaggagtcctgtctcccagtgtCTTGCTTGGCTCACTCACTAACAATCCCCTCCAAGgaggggcagagaacccaggtgtcctgtctccctgtcctctgctctGACTGCTGGATGGCACTGCCTGGCCGAGGCTCTGAGGACACGGCAGCCTAGATGCCTGCCTTCGTCTGGAACAGATGCACCATGACTCACTCACATGGGGACGTTCCCAGCCCTTGCCTCCCCCGCCCTCTGCccgcaagcactttggagaaggAGCCAAATACGCGAGCATCGGCCTCCGGCGCTCTAATCCGATTAGAGCCGGTTTCCAGAAAACGTGTCCTTATGCCGCTTCCCACTCCCAGCTCTAGCTAATctagttccccccacccccacactggtACACGAGGGCACTGGTGCCAATGCTGCACTGTGGACAGGTGCCAAGAGGGGGCAGAGCCCTGCATCGCCCGCCCAAAAAGTGCGGAGCTCCCCTGGGGGACTGCTCCAGAACCACCACCAGAAATGGGGGGGGAACAAGGTCAAATGCTCTCATCACGCACCCTCCGAGTGCAGCCAGATCCACCCGCTGCATTTCTAGGGGGCTCCTGGCTGTGGCCCTTTGAACACAGCTCGGTTGGGTCCTTTTTCCCATTGCATCTTTTGCCAGCACGAACGATGacaagggaaaaggaagagaggagaacGTGCTGCCGGACGGGGGTTCTGCCCATTCCTGCCAGGCCGTATCAATGCAAGGTCCATGTGCCCTTCCTCCACTCCCCTTACCTCCGGGATGCAGAGTCTAGATAGAGGGGGCAGGGCAAACTCTTCCTCTATCCTTCAATCAGACAGCAAATTCCTCTGCATCCACAGatcctgccagccctgcactggctccccagctgccccagtgGATGGTCTTCCTCCAGGACACCCTGTCGGCTCCGTACGCCCATGGCACCCTTAGCCGAcaggcaccagcagcagagctcTCTGGGTTTTGACCCCCAAGAGATAACAAGGGCATGAGGAGGAAGGTCACGGCCCTGTAGCCAACTCGTCTTCCCCTGCTCCTTGGCGTGAACTGCTGCCTGCCCCATCCCACGGGGATCGCTGAGAGCTGGGCTGCGGACAGCAACTGCCCAGCCAGAGTCACAATCCAAATTTCCTCATGACACAACCACTGAATGGGACCGTTGGTTACCGCCCCTGCAATCCGTCCAACCCTGGAACGGGGCTCtgtctgcaggagagagcctCCACTCCAGGTGCAATCGATCCAGGTTTTCCCCCCAGCTGTCCCAGGCGCCAGGCAGAGCTCACCCAATCTGCTGGCCAGATGGTCAGCTCAGCACTGCAGAGAGAGGAGTGCTAGCTGCTTCCAGCCCCCGCCGGAACGGACCCTGGCTCTAATCCTGCTCCCAGGAGCCATGGGCCATGGTGGGAGCTCCCTGTGCAGGAGAATGAAACTGCTTCAGCTCCTTGGCTTCCCTGCAAGACGGCTGAGCCAGAGACGGGAGGGGCTCTGCCGATGCTCCTCTCTCACTATGATCCATAGATGCTgcaactaggggtgctggggggggctgctgcaccccctggcttgaaggggtTCCCATCACACCCAGAGGTTCACAGCctccccactatacaaactgtcccagccccctgctatgATCTGTTCTTCTCAGGCCCATCACCCAGCCAGCAGAGCCCCTTGGCACTAGGGAAAGAGGAGGCTGAACCTTGTCTTTCTGGCTCTGCGTCTCGGGCAGCTGCTTCCTGCATCCAGTCGTGCAGCCGAACTGCTCCTCGGCGCTGCTGTAGGCTTCGATACAAGCTGCAagacaggaggggaagggaacGGTCAGGGCCCGGGTACCCCGCAGCCATCGGACACGAGTGAATTCAGAGCCCAGGACAACAAGGGGCTGGCAGCACGGCCTAGAGCCAGGAAGAGCACAGTGGGGGTGTTCTGCAAGGGCACCCACAGCCCCCTACtatgccagccctgggctcccacggGCAGCTGTCAGCGTTCTTCGGCCCTGATGGCTATTCCAGGGCTGGGCTTCTCCTGCCAGGTCACGGTCAATGTCCTGTGACGTTCACAAACACCCCCTCTGGACTAGAATGAGATCCCCCCAGCTCTGAGTCAAACACCCAGATCCAGGGTGTGTCCACCAGCCAAACCCAGTCCGAC
It encodes the following:
- the TMEM59L gene encoding transmembrane protein 59-like isoform X2, translated to MQSPGMAGRRALPLPLLALGLALAAAGSEAPSAPRLGDIGACQRRCGQPPGAARDAALNACYRGCRLFSICHFVDASAELNTTRAECESACIEAYSSAEEQFGCTTGCRKQLPETQSQKDKSLELQPVSFSMFDLVSSFCNDIVSSAQSFISSTWTFYLQADDGKVVVFQSQPEIEYPVPEMPAPKSELMEKSWPVSSPNTLKPHTGPQEKLEKPPMKEPKSKTKLQHEETHQPEHDFLGCMSKRSGLPRWILAACLFLSIMVMLWLSCASLVTAPDQHVKTQPLSINGDKEDLEDLDGSAPFSLHPVIAVTICPADDNEEAGPLPVKVDLDKTVL
- the TMEM59L gene encoding transmembrane protein 59-like isoform X1 — its product is MQSPGMAGRRALPLPLLALGLALAAAGSEAPSAPRLGDIGACQRRCGQPPGAARDAALNACYRGCRLFSICHFVDASAELNTTRAECESACIEAYSSAEEQFGCTTGCRKQLPETQSQKDKSLELQPVSFSMFDLVSSFCNDIVSSAQSFISSTWTFYLQADDGKVVVFQSQPEIEYPVPEMPAPKSELMEKSWPVSSPNTLKPHTGPQEKLEKPPMKEPKSKTKLQHEETHQPEHDFLGCMSKRGVVGCYRRSGLPRWILAACLFLSIMVMLWLSCASLVTAPDQHVKTQPLSINGDKEDLEDLDGSAPFSLHPVIAVTICPADDNEEAGPLPVKVDLDKTVL